A window of Gemmatimonadota bacterium contains these coding sequences:
- a CDS encoding M42 family metallopeptidase, with the protein MLKPSAVTFLKTLLDTPGPSGYEAAAAKVWRDEAGTFAAEVHADVHGNSMAVVNPSGSPTIMLAGHIDEIGVIVTYIDDDGYVYIAPIGGWDPQVLVAQRIRFIGRDGHVLGAVGKKPIHLMKPEDREKASKMTDLWVDIGATTRAQAEAVLSIGDAGVIDSRTLDFPNDRIVSRSIDDRIGAFVVLEALRRYAAEPGEARVVAVATTQEEIGYHGGGARVAGERVDPAMAIVVDVTFATDHPGIEKKELGDSKLGSGPVLTRGSVVSPVAFRIVRDAAELLRVPYTLHAAGRETSTDADAIHLARHGVATALLSVPNRYMHSPNEMVSLVDLDHAATLIAGACRAVSAATDFTAR; encoded by the coding sequence ATGCTCAAGCCGTCCGCCGTCACCTTCCTCAAGACGTTGCTCGATACGCCTGGCCCCTCGGGATACGAGGCCGCCGCCGCCAAGGTCTGGCGGGACGAGGCCGGCACCTTCGCCGCCGAGGTGCATGCCGACGTGCACGGCAACTCGATGGCGGTCGTGAACCCCTCCGGGTCGCCGACGATCATGCTCGCCGGCCACATCGACGAGATCGGCGTGATCGTGACGTACATCGACGACGATGGCTACGTCTACATCGCGCCGATCGGCGGGTGGGATCCGCAGGTGCTCGTCGCCCAGCGCATCCGGTTCATCGGGCGCGACGGGCACGTGCTGGGCGCGGTGGGAAAGAAGCCGATCCATCTCATGAAGCCGGAGGACCGCGAGAAGGCCTCGAAGATGACCGACCTCTGGGTCGACATCGGCGCGACGACGCGGGCGCAGGCCGAGGCGGTGCTCTCCATCGGTGATGCCGGCGTGATCGACTCGCGCACGCTCGACTTCCCGAACGACCGGATCGTCTCGCGATCGATCGACGACCGGATCGGCGCCTTCGTCGTGCTCGAGGCGTTGCGCCGCTACGCCGCGGAGCCGGGGGAGGCGCGCGTGGTCGCGGTGGCGACGACGCAGGAGGAGATCGGTTATCACGGCGGCGGCGCGCGGGTCGCGGGCGAGCGGGTCGATCCGGCGATGGCGATCGTGGTCGACGTCACGTTCGCGACGGACCATCCCGGGATCGAGAAGAAGGAACTGGGCGACTCGAAGCTCGGGAGCGGCCCGGTGCTCACCCGCGGCTCGGTGGTCTCGCCCGTGGCCTTCCGGATCGTGCGGGATGCCGCGGAGCTGCTGCGCGTACCGTACACGCTGCACGCGGCCGGTCGCGAGACGAGCACCGATGCCGACGCGATCCACCTCGCGCGCCACGGCGTGGCGACGGCACTGCTCTCGGTGCCCAATCGCTACATGCACTCGCCCAACGAGATGGTGAGCCTCGTGGACCTCGACCATGCGGCGACGCTGATCGCCGGGGCGTGCCGCGCGGTGAGCGCGGCGACGGACTTCACGGCGCGATGA
- a CDS encoding HEAT repeat domain-containing protein: MPRAHEALRTQVGDPNEIIVRQAIAILGALRDTPSELALDDLLEHPDARARRDVVAALSRFDGDGAFESVAFALADESPLVRLRAVTGLASRKDPRLLGLLEPLLKTERDREVLYATVAALGTLGTPEAVHVLIAIAQGQAANPQRDASGLRIQACIALVAIRTPQAMAAVQVLRDDRDREVRQASMRLVAHAKRRPTTQVNAVIAP, encoded by the coding sequence TTGCCGCGCGCTCACGAGGCGCTCCGGACGCAGGTCGGCGATCCGAACGAGATCATCGTGCGCCAGGCGATCGCCATCCTCGGCGCCCTGCGCGACACTCCGAGCGAGCTCGCCCTCGACGACCTGCTCGAGCATCCCGACGCGCGCGCGCGGCGCGACGTGGTCGCTGCGCTCTCGCGGTTCGATGGCGACGGCGCCTTCGAGTCCGTCGCCTTCGCGCTCGCGGACGAGTCGCCGCTGGTGCGCCTGCGGGCGGTGACCGGACTCGCGTCGCGGAAGGACCCGCGCCTGCTCGGACTGCTCGAACCGCTGCTCAAGACCGAGCGGGATCGCGAGGTCCTCTACGCCACCGTGGCGGCCCTCGGGACGCTCGGAACGCCCGAGGCGGTGCACGTGCTGATCGCCATCGCGCAGGGGCAGGCGGCCAACCCCCAGCGCGATGCCTCGGGCCTGCGCATCCAAGCGTGCATCGCGCTCGTCGCCATCCGGACCCCGCAGGCGATGGCCGCCGTGCAGGTGCTGCGCGACGATCGCGATCGCGAGGTGCGACAGGCCTCCATGCGGCTGGTCGCCCATGCCAAGCGGCGACCGACCACTCAGGTCAACGCCGTCATCGCGCCGTGA
- a CDS encoding histone deacetylase, protein MPQRRRVRGGGARIEHGLGAVDAEPVQRELEALHRLEVVGPRVTEHGELSEEHRSREAAHGVIEGLTSLVRWVGLDLRELDREQRGDPEDERLVPTLPEREITVGDHLLEAERASLGLVGVLEDRDGREQRLVGRLGDRERAHEAHGRVARDRRTRVRLARLRQRARSPPGGRGLGDRRGRIRVGDQWGRRGRRLAERRPLLGVPSRPQPPRQRLRVEHRGARREAGDGIAVPRCGGEEARQVEQVRLRRTRRHPELLDPVRREPRGHFRQLHGDPVREQAAFHECERHGPALRRLDHAPGGIAQLEPPRRRVERELDQSREARDEFGVRGGVAVGHACWYPSRCPDNIRARPPRRPVGAALTSGPGVPLPLHAWSSAHYVIALPEAHRFPIAKYALLRDAVLAEGIVRAEHLHDPARAPLEDVRRVHDAAYLDRLVRGTMPAAEQRLVGFPWSEGLVERSFRASGGTLEAADRALRDGIAMNLAGGTHHAFADRGEGFCVLNDVAIAVRALRAAGRVGRVAIIDLDVHQGNGTHALLAADDASYTFSMHGRRNYPFRKVAGRLDVELEDGTQDTEYLERLSAALPGVLASARPDLVFYLAGADPHEGDALGRLALTFDGLMKRDALVLELARSIGVPVAIAIAGGYGRDIRDTVRVHCNTARIARDFLA, encoded by the coding sequence ATGCCCCAGCGCCGCCGCGTCCGGGGCGGTGGTGCACGCATCGAGCACGGCCTCGGCGCCGTCGATGCCGAACCGGTACAACGCGAGCTGGAGGCGCTCCACCGCCTCGAGGTCGTCGGCCCGCGCGTGACGGAGCACGGCGAGCTGTCGGAGGAGCACCGGTCGCGCGAGGCGGCGCACGGCGTGATTGAAGGCCTGACGTCGCTCGTCCGATGGGTCGGCCTCGATCTGCGCGAACTCGATCGCGAGCAACGCGGCGATCCCGAGGATGAGCGCCTCGTGCCGACCCTGCCGGAACGCGAGATCACAGTAGGTGACCATCTGCTCGAGGCCGAGCGCGCGTCGCTTGGGCTCGTCGGCGTGCTCGAGGATCGTGATGGCCGCGAGCAACGCCTCGTCGGTCGCCTCGGGGATCGCGAGCGCGCGCATGAGGCGCACGGGCGCGTCGCGAGGGACCGGCGGACCCGCGTCCGCCTCGCTCGGTTGCGGCAGCGCGCGCGGAGTCCGCCGGGCGGACGGGGTCTCGGCGATCGGCGCGGTCGGATCCGCGTTGGAGACCAGTGGGGCCGGCGCGGCCGCCGCCTCGCTGAGCGCCGGCCGCTCCTGGGTGTACCGTCGCGCCCGCAGCCGCCGCGGCAGCGCCTTCGCGTCGAGCACCGCGGCGCGCGACGCGAAGCGGGCGACGGGATCGCCGTCCCCCGGTGCGGCGGCGAGGAGGCGCGCCAGGTCGAGCAGGTCCGCTTGCGACGCACGCGGCGTCACCCCGAGCTCCTCGACCCCGTACGCCGCGAACCGCGCGGCCACTTCCGGCAACTCCACGGGGATCCCGTTCGCGAGCAAGCCGCCTTCCACGAGTGCGAACGTCACGGTCCCGCTCTTCGCCGCCTCGACCACGCTCCGGGCGGCATCGCGCAGCTCGAGCCCCCCCGCCGACGGGTCGAGCGCGAGCTGGACCAGTCTCGCGAAGCGCGAGACGAGTTCGGGGTTCGAGGTGGCGTCGCCGTCGGTCATGCCTGCTGGTATCCCTCGCGGTGTCCGGATAACATACGCGCGAGACCGCCTCGGCGTCCCGTCGGCGCCGCCCTGACGTCCGGACCCGGAGTCCCCCTGCCGCTCCACGCCTGGTCGAGCGCGCACTACGTGATCGCGCTTCCCGAAGCCCACCGCTTCCCGATCGCCAAGTACGCGTTGCTGCGCGACGCGGTGCTCGCGGAGGGCATCGTGCGCGCCGAGCACCTGCACGACCCGGCGCGCGCGCCGCTGGAGGACGTGCGGCGCGTGCACGATGCCGCGTATCTCGACCGTCTCGTCCGCGGGACCATGCCGGCCGCGGAGCAGCGGCTGGTCGGATTCCCCTGGAGCGAAGGGCTCGTGGAGCGGTCGTTCCGCGCGAGCGGAGGCACCCTCGAGGCCGCCGATCGCGCGCTCCGCGACGGCATCGCGATGAACCTCGCCGGCGGGACGCACCATGCGTTCGCCGACCGCGGCGAGGGGTTCTGCGTGCTCAACGACGTCGCGATCGCCGTGCGGGCGCTGCGCGCGGCCGGGCGCGTCGGCCGGGTGGCGATCATCGACCTCGACGTGCATCAGGGGAACGGCACGCACGCGCTCCTCGCGGCGGACGACGCGAGCTACACCTTCTCCATGCACGGGCGGCGGAACTACCCGTTCCGGAAGGTCGCCGGACGGCTCGACGTCGAACTCGAGGACGGCACGCAGGACACCGAGTACCTCGAACGGCTCTCGGCGGCCCTGCCCGGCGTCCTCGCGAGCGCGCGACCGGATCTCGTCTTCTACCTCGCGGGCGCCGATCCGCACGAGGGGGATGCGCTCGGCCGGCTCGCGCTCACCTTCGACGGGCTCATGAAGCGCGACGCGCTCGTGCTCGAGCTCGCGCGATCGATCGGCGTGCCGGTGGCGATCGCGATCGCCGGCGGCTATGGTCGGGACATCCGCGACACCGTGCGCGTCCACTGCAACACGGCGCGCATCGCGCGCGACTTCCTCGCCTGA
- a CDS encoding alpha/beta fold hydrolase, whose translation MPPIPPPLAEGFTTTTAVPLYWSRYAPRAPFSRLVVLHGGPGAHHDYLLPQMLDLAQERACLFYDQRGGGRSKTDDRTPITWRTHVDDLTAVIAELAPGPLTLVGYSWGALLAMLYATEAQAGRAGPEPVRLVLLDPAPISRAFRDRFEAEFAARQSGPAITALRDALAASGLRESDPAAYKQRTFELSVAGYFADPSRARDLTPFRVTGRVQQSVWESLGDFDLTPALRDLRLPSLVVHGKQDPIPLASAQACAEALSAHACWLDDCGHVPYVEQPAALFSAVRDFLYDTESLVRT comes from the coding sequence GTGCCCCCGATCCCGCCGCCACTCGCCGAAGGGTTCACGACCACCACCGCGGTGCCGCTCTACTGGAGCCGCTACGCGCCGCGCGCGCCGTTCAGCCGTCTCGTGGTGCTGCATGGCGGACCGGGGGCACACCATGACTACCTGCTCCCGCAGATGCTCGACCTCGCGCAGGAGCGTGCCTGCCTCTTCTACGACCAGCGAGGGGGCGGCCGGTCGAAGACCGACGATCGCACGCCGATCACCTGGCGGACGCACGTGGACGATCTCACGGCGGTCATCGCCGAGCTGGCGCCCGGGCCACTGACGCTCGTCGGCTACTCGTGGGGGGCGCTGCTGGCGATGCTCTACGCCACGGAGGCACAGGCGGGTCGAGCCGGTCCGGAGCCGGTCCGGCTCGTGCTGCTCGACCCCGCCCCCATCTCGCGCGCGTTCCGCGACCGTTTCGAGGCGGAGTTCGCCGCTCGCCAGTCGGGACCGGCGATCACAGCGCTACGCGATGCGCTCGCGGCGAGCGGCCTTCGCGAGTCCGACCCGGCGGCCTACAAGCAGCGGACCTTCGAGCTGAGCGTCGCCGGGTACTTCGCCGACCCGTCGCGCGCGCGCGACCTGACGCCGTTCCGCGTGACCGGCCGGGTCCAGCAGTCGGTCTGGGAGTCCCTGGGCGACTTCGACCTCACGCCCGCACTGCGTGACCTTCGCCTCCCCTCGCTGGTCGTACATGGGAAGCAGGACCCCATCCCGCTGGCGTCCGCACAGGCGTGCGCCGAGGCACTCTCGGCGCACGCCTGCTGGCTGGACGACTGCGGCCACGTACCCTACGTCGAGCAGCCGGCAGCGCTCTTCTCGGCGGTGCGCGACTTCCTGTACGACACCGAATCCCTCGTCCGAACCTGA
- the nth gene encoding endonuclease III produces MATGRRRPRLLRGDALVAHAREIQRRLAAAYPDAHCELDHRNPFELAVATVLSAQCTDKRVNLVTPELFRRWPDPWALDAAAIEDVEEVIRSTGFFRNKARSIKGLARELVAEHDGTLPSTMEALVALPGIGRKTANVVLGNAFEKNEGIVVDTHVARLSARFGLTRSTDAVRIERALMPLFERDTWAQLSHLMIWHGRRTCDARRPKCNDCVLVDVCPSANP; encoded by the coding sequence ATGGCCACCGGACGCCGACGCCCCCGCCTGCTGCGGGGCGACGCGCTCGTCGCGCACGCGCGCGAGATCCAGCGACGCCTCGCCGCGGCCTACCCTGACGCGCATTGCGAGCTCGACCACCGGAACCCGTTCGAGCTCGCCGTCGCCACCGTGCTCTCGGCCCAGTGCACCGACAAGCGCGTGAACCTCGTGACCCCGGAGCTCTTCCGTCGCTGGCCCGACCCGTGGGCCCTCGACGCCGCGGCCATCGAGGACGTGGAAGAGGTCATCCGGAGCACCGGCTTCTTCCGCAACAAGGCCCGGTCCATCAAGGGCCTCGCGCGGGAACTCGTCGCGGAACACGACGGCACGCTACCGAGTACGATGGAAGCCCTGGTGGCCCTCCCCGGCATCGGTCGCAAGACCGCGAACGTCGTCCTCGGCAACGCGTTCGAGAAGAACGAAGGCATCGTGGTCGACACGCACGTCGCGCGACTCTCCGCGCGATTCGGCCTGACGAGGTCGACCGATGCGGTGCGGATCGAACGGGCCCTCATGCCGCTGTTCGAGCGCGACACCTGGGCACAGCTCTCCCACCTGATGATCTGGCACGGTCGCCGTACCTGCGACGCCCGCCGCCCGAAGTGCAACGACTGCGTCCTCGTGGACGTCTGTCCCTCCGCGAACCCTTGA
- a CDS encoding peptidylprolyl isomerase, giving the protein MKTATFETNKGTIVAELFEQDAPGTVANFEKLANANFYDMIRFHRVIPEFVVQGGCPNARIGATPKGPPGTGGPGWQIKCETKGNPQTHKVGALSMAHAGKDTGGSQFFMVLSEGNTRHLNGVHTVFGQITSGLDVMTQLTDKDHMVSVRVS; this is encoded by the coding sequence TTGAAAACCGCCACGTTCGAGACCAACAAGGGCACCATCGTCGCCGAGCTCTTCGAGCAGGACGCACCCGGCACGGTCGCCAACTTCGAGAAGCTCGCGAACGCGAACTTCTACGACATGATCCGCTTCCATCGCGTGATCCCCGAGTTCGTCGTGCAGGGCGGCTGCCCGAACGCCCGCATCGGTGCGACGCCGAAGGGCCCGCCGGGCACCGGCGGCCCGGGCTGGCAGATCAAGTGCGAGACGAAGGGCAATCCCCAGACGCACAAGGTGGGCGCACTCTCCATGGCGCACGCCGGCAAGGATACCGGCGGCTCGCAGTTCTTCATGGTCCTCTCCGAGGGCAACACCCGCCATCTCAACGGCGTGCACACCGTCTTCGGACAGATCACCAGCGGCCTCGACGTGATGACCCAGCTGACGGACAAGGACCACATGGTCTCGGTCCGCGTGAGCTGA
- a CDS encoding heavy metal translocating P-type ATPase → MTTPSAASTERPGPPSGFGALPFPISEAVIPALTLGAVILGLVMHLVPAADPWAPTFLMTALVLLGAPVVFQTIRGMLRGEFAADVVAMLAIVTAVVLREPFAGLVIVLMQTGGELLDAYAEGRASDAVRELEAAAPRIAHRLRGANAADGVDDVASDVVVIGDRLLIRPGEMIPCDGEVVEGNTSLDTSRITGEPLPERVGPGAHVRSGVVNTSSPLVVRATAKASESLYARIVELVRSAQGEKSPIQRMADRWAVWFTPITLVACAIAWFASGDASRVLAVLVVATPCPLLLATPVAVIGGINRAARRQIIVRNGAALELLARVDTAVFDKTGTLTHGRPAVIAVEPFAGGDAGELLRFAAAIEMGSGHLLARSVMAEANERSLDIPPATGIVEHAGRGVTGTVNGLRVAVGNRALVAAEHPDAQATLDAHAPTATNGLRAYVAVTRASGGVLTGVITFGDRMRADLKPFIARLDALGLTRTVLLSGDHVENVKPVAEALGITEARGDLMPDDKVAAVKALEASGRRVLMIGDGTNDAPALSAATVGVALAAHGGGISAEAAGVVLLADDVTRVEDAVMIGQRAVMIARQSIVWGLALSGAAMVVAAFGYIPPTAGALIQEAIDVAVILNALRAAQGPRAGSA, encoded by the coding sequence GTGACGACGCCCTCCGCGGCGTCGACCGAGCGCCCCGGGCCCCCGTCGGGGTTCGGGGCGCTTCCGTTCCCCATATCCGAGGCCGTCATCCCCGCGCTCACGCTCGGCGCGGTCATCCTCGGCCTCGTGATGCACCTCGTGCCCGCGGCCGATCCGTGGGCACCGACCTTCCTGATGACCGCGCTCGTGCTCCTCGGCGCGCCGGTCGTCTTCCAGACCATCCGCGGCATGCTGCGCGGAGAGTTCGCCGCCGACGTCGTCGCGATGCTCGCCATCGTCACGGCGGTCGTCCTGCGCGAGCCGTTCGCCGGGCTCGTGATCGTCCTCATGCAGACCGGCGGGGAGCTCCTCGACGCCTACGCCGAGGGCCGCGCCTCCGACGCGGTGCGCGAACTCGAGGCCGCGGCCCCGCGCATCGCGCACCGCCTTCGCGGGGCGAACGCCGCCGACGGCGTTGACGACGTCGCGTCGGACGTGGTGGTCATCGGTGACCGCCTCCTCATCCGCCCGGGCGAGATGATCCCCTGCGACGGCGAGGTCGTCGAGGGGAACACCTCGCTCGACACCTCACGCATCACCGGCGAGCCGCTCCCCGAGCGCGTCGGCCCGGGGGCCCATGTCCGCTCGGGCGTCGTCAACACCTCCTCGCCGCTCGTAGTGCGCGCCACCGCCAAGGCCAGCGAGTCGCTCTACGCCAGGATCGTCGAGCTCGTCCGGTCCGCGCAGGGGGAGAAATCCCCCATCCAGCGGATGGCCGACCGGTGGGCCGTCTGGTTCACGCCGATCACGCTCGTCGCCTGTGCCATCGCCTGGTTCGCCTCCGGTGACGCCTCGCGCGTGCTCGCGGTGCTCGTCGTGGCCACGCCCTGCCCGCTTCTGCTCGCGACCCCGGTCGCCGTCATCGGCGGCATCAATCGCGCGGCGCGGCGGCAGATCATCGTGCGCAACGGCGCGGCCCTCGAGCTGCTCGCGCGCGTCGACACCGCGGTCTTCGACAAGACCGGCACGCTCACGCACGGGCGCCCGGCGGTGATCGCGGTGGAGCCCTTCGCCGGCGGCGATGCCGGCGAACTGCTCCGCTTCGCGGCGGCGATCGAGATGGGCAGCGGTCATCTCCTCGCGCGCTCCGTCATGGCCGAGGCGAACGAGCGGTCGCTCGACATCCCGCCTGCCACCGGGATCGTCGAGCATGCGGGCCGCGGCGTGACCGGCACCGTGAACGGGCTGCGCGTCGCCGTGGGCAATCGCGCCTTGGTCGCCGCCGAGCACCCCGACGCGCAGGCGACGCTCGACGCGCACGCCCCCACCGCCACCAACGGTCTCCGCGCCTACGTCGCCGTCACCCGGGCTTCGGGCGGCGTTCTCACCGGGGTCATCACGTTCGGCGACCGCATGCGCGCCGACCTCAAGCCGTTCATCGCCCGCCTCGACGCGCTCGGGCTCACGCGCACCGTGCTCCTCTCGGGCGACCATGTCGAGAACGTGAAGCCCGTCGCTGAAGCGCTCGGCATCACCGAGGCGCGCGGCGACCTCATGCCCGACGACAAGGTCGCGGCGGTGAAGGCGCTCGAGGCCTCGGGCCGGCGCGTGCTGATGATCGGCGATGGCACCAACGACGCGCCCGCCCTCTCGGCCGCGACGGTCGGCGTCGCGCTCGCGGCGCATGGCGGCGGCATCTCCGCCGAGGCGGCCGGCGTGGTCCTCCTCGCCGACGACGTCACTCGCGTCGAGGATGCGGTGATGATCGGTCAGCGCGCGGTGATGATCGCGCGGCAGAGCATCGTCTGGGGGCTCGCGCTCTCCGGCGCGGCGATGGTCGTGGCGGCCTTCGGCTACATCCCGCCCACGGCCGGCGCACTCATTCAGGAGGCGATCGATGTGGCGGTGATCCTGAATGCCCTGCGCGCGGCGCAGGGTCCTCGTGCAGGATCCGCATAG
- the ccoS gene encoding cbb3-type cytochrome oxidase assembly protein CcoS, translated as MSVLYLLIPIAVVLVIAFVWAYAWSSKSGQFDDLTTPAMRILHEDPAPRAGHSGSPPHRSPPE; from the coding sequence ATGAGCGTCCTGTACCTGTTGATCCCGATCGCGGTCGTGCTCGTGATCGCGTTCGTCTGGGCCTATGCCTGGTCGAGCAAGAGCGGGCAGTTCGACGACCTGACCACGCCGGCTATGCGGATCCTGCACGAGGACCCTGCGCCGCGCGCAGGGCATTCAGGATCACCGCCACATCGATCGCCTCCTGAATGA
- the cadA gene encoding cadmium-translocating P-type ATPase, with protein sequence MASTTTADLALGATAVAVTCAHCGLAAAPGEARTVDGATYCCAGCETAASIIRQSGLDGFYALPDRQTARVAASDRSFAEFDHEAFQAAHVTQRADGTAEIALYLEGVHCASCVWLVERMPMAVAGAIQAELDVTRALARLTWDPQRTTLSALARTLDQLGYRPHPYRGRGADEARRAEERTMLTRIGVAGAIAMNVMAISLALYSGMMGGIEPEFERYFRWMSLVLVIPAVAWPGRVFFTSAWQAVKLGRLHMDVPIAIALGAGVVQGAINTARDAGPIYFDAVATLILLLLVGRFLQHRAQRTAADAAALLGALAPATARVVDPGTGTVSEIPTEAVMPGMDLEVRAGDTLAADGTVLRGDSAMDLALLTGESRPVSVQVGATVFAGTTNLSATLLVRVDQAGSESRLGRLLRDVEQGARERAPVVLFADRMAGWFIAGSLSLAAATVALWWTRDVGAGIDHAIALLVVTCPCALAMATPLAFTVAIGRAAARGILIKGGQALESLTGHGTLFVDKTGTLTEGRLALEDWVGDDALKPLVLAAERHSRHPVAAAFAAAWPDVEVPAVDDVRETLGAGVEVSVLGRVVRVGRPSWVLGHADVEESTRTTVLVSVDGTVAGRAAFGDPLRAEARNAVTAMQRAGWRVRILSGDAAPVVAHVAVALGLDPQEGEGGATPERKREAVLAARAAGPVVMVGDGVNDAAAISAATVGIAVRGGAEASMAAADVYLATGGVAALTDLLDGSRRTTRIIRRNMAIALGYNLFAVTLAMLGLLDPIVAAILMPVSSVTAILGAWRSRTFTTPSRSAA encoded by the coding sequence GTGGCCTCCACGACCACCGCTGACCTCGCGCTCGGCGCGACCGCGGTGGCCGTGACCTGCGCGCACTGCGGGCTCGCGGCCGCGCCGGGTGAGGCGCGCACGGTCGACGGCGCGACCTACTGCTGCGCCGGCTGCGAGACGGCGGCCTCGATCATCCGGCAGAGCGGGCTCGACGGCTTCTACGCCCTCCCCGATCGGCAGACCGCCCGCGTGGCGGCGAGCGACCGGAGCTTCGCCGAGTTCGACCACGAGGCGTTCCAGGCGGCGCATGTCACGCAGCGCGCCGACGGCACGGCGGAGATCGCGCTCTACCTCGAAGGGGTGCACTGCGCGTCCTGCGTCTGGCTCGTCGAGCGGATGCCGATGGCGGTGGCGGGCGCGATCCAGGCCGAGCTCGACGTGACGCGCGCGCTGGCCCGTCTCACCTGGGATCCGCAACGCACGACGCTCAGCGCGCTCGCGCGCACGCTCGACCAGCTCGGCTACCGGCCGCATCCGTATCGCGGTCGCGGCGCCGACGAGGCCCGTCGCGCGGAGGAGCGCACGATGCTCACGCGCATCGGCGTGGCGGGGGCGATCGCGATGAACGTCATGGCGATCTCGCTGGCGCTCTACAGCGGGATGATGGGCGGGATCGAACCCGAGTTCGAGCGGTACTTCCGCTGGATGAGCCTCGTGCTGGTCATCCCGGCCGTGGCTTGGCCGGGGCGCGTCTTCTTCACAAGCGCCTGGCAGGCCGTGAAGCTCGGCCGACTGCACATGGATGTGCCGATCGCGATCGCGCTCGGCGCGGGCGTGGTGCAAGGCGCGATCAACACCGCACGCGACGCGGGTCCCATCTACTTCGATGCGGTCGCGACACTCATCCTGCTGCTGCTCGTGGGGCGGTTCCTGCAACACCGGGCGCAGCGCACCGCGGCCGACGCCGCCGCGCTCCTCGGCGCGCTCGCGCCGGCGACGGCGCGCGTGGTCGATCCCGGGACCGGCACGGTGAGCGAGATCCCGACCGAGGCCGTGATGCCCGGTATGGACCTCGAGGTGCGCGCCGGGGACACGCTCGCCGCGGACGGCACCGTGCTCCGCGGCGACTCGGCGATGGATCTCGCGCTCCTCACCGGCGAATCGCGGCCGGTCTCCGTCCAGGTGGGCGCGACGGTGTTCGCCGGGACGACGAACCTCTCGGCGACGCTCCTCGTGCGCGTGGATCAGGCGGGGTCGGAGAGCCGGCTCGGCCGCCTGCTCCGCGACGTGGAGCAGGGCGCGCGCGAGCGTGCGCCCGTGGTGCTCTTCGCCGACCGGATGGCGGGATGGTTCATCGCGGGCTCGCTCTCGCTCGCCGCCGCGACGGTCGCGCTCTGGTGGACGCGCGACGTGGGGGCGGGGATCGACCATGCGATCGCGCTCCTCGTGGTCACCTGTCCGTGCGCGCTCGCGATGGCCACGCCGCTCGCGTTCACGGTCGCGATCGGTCGGGCGGCGGCGCGCGGGATCCTCATCAAGGGCGGGCAGGCGCTCGAATCGCTCACCGGACACGGTACGCTGTTCGTCGACAAGACCGGGACGCTGACCGAGGGACGGCTCGCGCTCGAGGATTGGGTCGGCGATGACGCACTCAAGCCGCTGGTGCTCGCGGCGGAGCGGCACTCGCGGCACCCCGTCGCGGCGGCGTTCGCGGCGGCGTGGCCCGACGTGGAGGTGCCCGCGGTGGACGACGTGCGCGAGACGCTGGGGGCCGGCGTCGAGGTCTCGGTGCTGGGCCGGGTCGTGCGCGTGGGGCGTCCGTCCTGGGTACTCGGCCACGCCGACGTCGAGGAGTCGACCCGCACGACGGTGCTCGTCTCGGTGGACGGCACGGTCGCGGGCCGCGCCGCGTTCGGCGACCCACTGCGGGCCGAGGCGCGGAACGCGGTGACGGCGATGCAACGGGCGGGCTGGCGCGTGCGCATCCTCAGCGGGGACGCCGCGCCGGTCGTGGCGCATGTGGCGGTCGCGCTCGGGCTCGATCCGCAGGAGGGCGAGGGTGGCGCCACGCCGGAACGGAAGCGGGAAGCGGTGCTCGCGGCGCGCGCGGCCGGACCCGTGGTGATGGTGGGCGACGGCGTGAACGATGCCGCCGCGATCTCCGCGGCGACGGTGGGGATCGCGGTCCGCGGAGGCGCCGAGGCGTCGATGGCCGCCGCGGATGTCTATCTCGCGACGGGCGGAGTCGCCGCGCTCACCGACCTGCTCGACGGTTCGCGGCGCACGACGCGCATCATCCGCCGCAACATGGCGATCGCGCTCGGCTACAACCTCTTCGCCGTGACCCTGGCGATGCTGGGCTTGCTCGATCCGATCGTCGCGGCGATCCTCATGCCGGTGAGTTCGGTGACCGCGATCCTCGGCGCGTGGCGGAGCCGGACGTTCACCACCCCCTCGCGGAGCGCGGCATGA